CGGTGTTTGATCACCGCAATGGTGATTGTATCTTGTAGATATGTGTGCAGTAGGTGCCTGATATTCGTTTTTTTCGAAAAGCAATATATAGAGTCCCGTCATTAGGACTGCGCGACTAACGTGAAGGCGTAGTCTGCGAGGTGAAAACGACAAAAATGGAAAGCGACGATTCGATGCCGATGGACATAGACACAGGCGCAGTGAGACCAGAAGGATCAGAGCGAAGGTTTCCGAAATCGTATTTCGTGGCCAAGCCAGTGAAGGTCGGAGAAGAAATTGATGTCACAATTGATGAAGTGAGTCGACGGGGTGACGGGATGACCAGGATCAAGGGTTACGTCGTCTTCGTACCTAACACCAAAGAAGGAGACAGCGTCAAGGTCCGAATCACACAGATTAGACCCAGCCACGCGATCGGCGAAGTAATAGATAGCTAAACAGATATCGACAGAAGAATCAGTGTGTCTACGGAACTTTCTTGCAGGCCAGGCACACTGCCTATTTTTCGTAATGGTTAAAATATTCTATAGGCCTCTCGATGTAGAGGTTGATTTATTCATCTTGCCTGAAGAAAAATTGAGGCAGAAAGGCTTCGTTCTGCCTGAGCCTCCGAAACCTATTGGAACGTATCTCCCAGCGGTTAGAAGCGGAAACATTCTCTTCGTCTCAGGGATGATACCTAAGATTGCTGGTCAACCGTCTCCTAAAGGCAAGGTTGGCCGAGACTTGACACCTCAGGAGGGGTATGATGCGGCTCGACTGTGTGCTCTGAACGCTCTCGC
This window of the Nitrososphaerota archaeon genome carries:
- a CDS encoding TRAM domain-containing protein, whose protein sequence is MESDDSMPMDIDTGAVRPEGSERRFPKSYFVAKPVKVGEEIDVTIDEVSRRGDGMTRIKGYVVFVPNTKEGDSVKVRITQIRPSHAIGEVIDS